The following proteins are co-located in the Frigidibacter mobilis genome:
- a CDS encoding vWA domain-containing protein, with translation MFLPFFEGLRRHGVPVSVREYLAFLEAMQAGLVTYDVDGFYYLARTVMVKDERHIDRFDRAFSEAFAGLQALSAEQVLEAVDLPPEWLEKLAEKLLTPEEKAEIAALGGFDKLMETLRQRLAEQKGRHQGGSKWVGTAGTSPFGAYGYNPEGVRIGQDGSRHQRAVKVWDKREFRDFDDRVELGTRNIKVALKRLRKWARDGAQEELDLPGTIRSTAEQGYLDVKTRPERRNAVKVLLLLDVGGSMDAHVQAVEELFSAARAEFKHLEAYYFHNCLYEGLWRDNKRRWNAQIPTLEVLRTYGADYKCVIVGDASMSPYEILHPGGANEHWNPEAGQVWLTRAREAWPAHVWLNPLPERMWQYTQSVQIIGQLFEGRMFPLTLDGITRAMKVLG, from the coding sequence ATGTTCCTGCCGTTCTTCGAAGGCCTGCGCCGCCACGGAGTTCCGGTTTCGGTGCGCGAGTATCTGGCGTTTCTGGAAGCGATGCAGGCGGGGCTCGTCACCTATGACGTGGACGGGTTCTACTACCTGGCCCGCACGGTGATGGTGAAGGATGAACGGCATATCGACCGTTTCGACCGGGCGTTTTCCGAAGCCTTTGCGGGGCTGCAGGCGCTGAGTGCCGAGCAGGTGCTGGAGGCGGTGGACCTGCCGCCCGAATGGCTGGAGAAACTGGCCGAAAAGCTGCTGACCCCCGAGGAGAAGGCCGAGATCGCGGCGCTTGGCGGCTTCGACAAGCTGATGGAGACGCTGCGCCAGCGGCTGGCAGAGCAGAAGGGTCGCCATCAGGGCGGCAGCAAATGGGTCGGCACTGCCGGCACCTCGCCCTTCGGCGCCTATGGCTACAACCCCGAGGGTGTGCGCATCGGCCAGGATGGCAGCCGCCACCAGCGCGCGGTGAAGGTCTGGGACAAGCGCGAGTTCCGGGATTTCGACGACCGGGTCGAGCTTGGCACCCGCAACATCAAGGTGGCGCTGAAGCGGCTGCGCAAATGGGCCCGCGACGGCGCGCAGGAGGAGCTGGACCTGCCGGGTACGATCCGCTCCACCGCCGAGCAGGGCTATCTGGACGTGAAGACCCGCCCGGAGCGACGCAATGCGGTGAAGGTGCTGCTGCTGCTGGATGTCGGCGGGTCGATGGACGCGCATGTTCAGGCGGTGGAAGAGCTGTTTTCGGCGGCGCGGGCCGAGTTCAAGCATCTGGAGGCCTATTACTTCCACAACTGCCTCTACGAGGGGCTGTGGCGCGACAACAAGCGGCGCTGGAACGCGCAGATCCCGACGCTGGAGGTGCTGCGCACCTATGGGGCCGACTACAAATGCGTGATCGTCGGCGATGCCTCGATGTCGCCCTACGAGATCCTGCATCCCGGCGGCGCCAATGAGCATTGGAATCCCGAGGCCGGGCAGGTCTGGCTGACCCGCGCGCGGGAGGCCTGGCCGGCGCATGTCTGGCTGAACCCGCTGCCGGAACGGATGTGGCAATATACCCAGTCGGTGCAGATCATCGGGCAGCTCTTCGAGGGGCGGATGTTCCCGCTGACGCTGGACGGCATCACCCGGGCGATGAAGGTCTTGGGCTAA
- a CDS encoding MliC family protein — MILRAIALLALLPAPASAAEVLLLEFLCRGDQRLPVAHVLDGAAPGHAVIWHDGAMRVLAEIPAASGIAYAEPGYGLIWREKGVEGHLARKLPGGAEEDLLFDCRIAG; from the coding sequence ATGATCCTTCGCGCCATTGCCCTGCTGGCGCTGCTTCCTGCGCCGGCCAGCGCCGCTGAGGTGCTGCTGCTGGAATTCCTGTGCCGCGGCGATCAGCGCCTGCCGGTCGCGCATGTGCTGGACGGCGCCGCGCCCGGCCATGCGGTGATCTGGCATGACGGCGCGATGCGGGTGCTGGCGGAAATCCCCGCCGCCTCCGGCATCGCCTATGCGGAACCGGGATACGGCCTGATCTGGCGTGAGAAGGGTGTGGAGGGCCATCTGGCCCGCAAGCTGCCCGGCGGCGCCGAGGAAGACCTGCTGTTCGACTGCCGGATCGCGGGGTAG
- the tkt gene encoding transketolase, whose product MDIATLRATHPDHWMKAAALRALAMDAVQAANSGHPGLPMGMADVVTVLFEKHLKFDASAPHWPDRDRFILSAGHGSMLIYGLLHLCGDAQITLDQIKAFRQWGALTAGHPENFLVDAIETTTGPLGQGIATGVGMAIAEQSLQARFGKKIVDHRTWVLAGDGCLMEGISQEAIGLAGMQQLSNLIVLWDNNDITIDGRVSVSDRTDQRARFAASGWTVLHCDGHDPADIDRALTAAKAASGPVMVDCKTIIGFGAPTKADSYQAHGSPLGDKEIAATREVYGWPHAPFEIPAEIAAAWKAIGSRGAADRAEWQERLNALSANKRDEFLRQMAGGAPKKLAAAIRAFKKAQSAAGPKVATRKASEMVLGAVNDAVPETIGGSADLTGSNLTKTADLGVFGPGNRKGRYVHYGIREHGMAAAMNGLWLHGGVRPYGGTFFCFTDYARGAMRLSALMGAPVVYVMTHDSIGLGEDGPTHQPVEHLAICRATPNTWTFRPADIIETAEAWELALSTMHTPSVLALSRQNLPTLRTAHSNQNLSAKGAYVLAEATGKRQAILMASGSEVEIAMNARAALEAEGIGTRVVSVPCMELFAAQDEAYRRKVLPAGPVRVAVEAAVRMPWDRFLLGERGKEAKAGFVGMQGFGASAPAERLYAEFGITAEAVAAKVKALL is encoded by the coding sequence TTGGATATCGCCACGCTCCGCGCGACCCACCCCGACCACTGGATGAAGGCCGCCGCGCTGCGCGCGCTGGCGATGGATGCGGTGCAGGCCGCCAATTCCGGCCACCCCGGCCTGCCGATGGGCATGGCCGATGTGGTGACGGTGCTGTTCGAAAAGCACCTGAAATTCGACGCCTCGGCCCCGCATTGGCCCGACCGCGACCGCTTCATCCTGTCGGCGGGCCACGGCTCGATGCTGATCTACGGGCTGCTGCACCTGTGCGGCGATGCGCAGATCACGCTGGACCAGATCAAGGCGTTCCGGCAATGGGGCGCGCTGACGGCAGGCCATCCCGAGAATTTCCTGGTCGACGCGATCGAGACCACCACCGGCCCGCTGGGTCAGGGGATTGCCACCGGCGTGGGGATGGCGATTGCCGAACAGTCGCTGCAGGCGCGGTTCGGCAAGAAGATCGTCGATCACCGTACCTGGGTGCTGGCCGGCGATGGCTGCCTGATGGAGGGGATCAGCCAGGAGGCGATCGGCCTTGCCGGGATGCAGCAGCTGTCGAACCTGATCGTGCTGTGGGACAACAACGACATTACCATCGACGGCCGGGTTTCTGTATCGGACCGCACCGACCAGCGCGCGCGCTTTGCCGCCTCGGGCTGGACCGTGCTGCATTGCGACGGCCATGACCCCGCCGATATCGACCGCGCGCTGACCGCGGCCAAGGCGGCCAGCGGCCCGGTGATGGTGGATTGCAAGACCATCATCGGTTTTGGCGCCCCGACCAAGGCCGACAGCTACCAGGCCCACGGCTCGCCGCTGGGGGACAAGGAGATCGCCGCGACCCGCGAGGTCTATGGCTGGCCCCATGCGCCCTTCGAGATCCCGGCCGAGATTGCCGCGGCCTGGAAGGCCATCGGCAGCCGCGGCGCGGCCGACCGTGCCGAGTGGCAGGAGCGACTGAACGCCCTCTCGGCCAACAAGCGCGACGAGTTCCTGCGCCAGATGGCCGGGGGCGCGCCGAAAAAGCTCGCCGCCGCGATCCGGGCGTTCAAGAAGGCGCAATCGGCAGCCGGGCCGAAGGTTGCCACCCGCAAGGCCAGCGAGATGGTCCTGGGCGCGGTGAATGACGCGGTGCCCGAGACCATCGGCGGCTCGGCCGACCTGACCGGCTCGAACCTGACCAAGACCGCGGATCTGGGCGTCTTCGGCCCCGGCAACCGCAAGGGCCGCTATGTGCATTACGGCATCCGCGAGCATGGCATGGCGGCGGCGATGAACGGGCTGTGGCTGCATGGCGGCGTGCGGCCCTATGGCGGCACCTTCTTCTGCTTCACCGATTATGCCCGCGGCGCGATGCGGCTGTCGGCGCTGATGGGTGCGCCGGTGGTCTATGTGATGACGCATGATTCCATCGGTCTGGGCGAGGATGGCCCGACCCACCAGCCGGTCGAGCATCTGGCGATCTGCCGGGCGACGCCGAACACCTGGACCTTCCGCCCCGCCGACATCATCGAGACGGCCGAGGCCTGGGAACTGGCACTGAGCACGATGCACACGCCCTCGGTGCTGGCGCTGAGCCGGCAGAACCTGCCGACGCTGCGCACCGCGCACAGCAACCAGAACCTGAGTGCCAAGGGCGCCTATGTGCTGGCCGAAGCCACCGGCAAGCGCCAGGCGATCCTGATGGCCAGCGGCTCGGAGGTGGAGATCGCCATGAACGCCCGCGCCGCGCTGGAGGCGGAAGGCATCGGCACCCGCGTGGTCTCGGTCCCCTGCATGGAGTTGTTCGCGGCGCAGGACGAGGCCTACCGGCGCAAGGTGCTGCCCGCCGGCCCGGTGCGGGTGGCGGTGGAAGCCGCGGTGCGGATGCCCTGGGACCGGTTCCTGCTGGGCGAGCGCGGGAAAGAGGCGAAGGCCGGTTTCGTCGGGATGCAGGGCTTCGGCGCCTCGGCCCCGGCAGAGCGGTTGTACGCAGAGTTCGGGATCACGGCCGAGGCCGTGGCCGCGAAGGTCAAGGCGCTGCTGTAA
- a CDS encoding DUF1638 domain-containing protein yields MIPDDATLTETGLPPARAGRVLLIACGALAREILDLKSANGWDHLDLTCLPANLHLWPDRITEAVAEAVSKHRDAYDRLFVVYADCGTGGLLAAKCAELGVEMVEGPHCYAFFEGNAAFAARAEEEIGAFYLTDFLVRQFDAFVWKPLGLDRHPALREMYFGNYDRLVYQAQTDDAALDAKAADCAARLGLRYERRLTGYGDLAPALARL; encoded by the coding sequence ATGATCCCAGACGATGCCACGCTGACCGAGACCGGCCTGCCGCCCGCGCGGGCCGGGCGCGTGCTGCTGATCGCCTGCGGGGCGCTGGCGCGGGAAATTCTTGACCTGAAATCCGCGAATGGCTGGGACCATCTGGACCTGACCTGCCTGCCCGCCAACCTGCATCTTTGGCCCGACCGGATCACCGAGGCGGTGGCCGAGGCAGTGTCGAAACACCGCGACGCCTATGACAGGCTGTTCGTCGTCTATGCCGATTGCGGCACCGGCGGGCTGCTGGCGGCGAAATGCGCGGAACTCGGGGTGGAGATGGTCGAGGGCCCGCATTGCTATGCGTTCTTCGAGGGCAATGCCGCCTTCGCCGCGCGGGCGGAGGAGGAGATCGGCGCCTTCTACCTGACCGATTTCCTGGTGCGGCAGTTCGATGCCTTCGTCTGGAAGCCGCTCGGCCTCGACCGCCACCCGGCGCTGCGCGAGATGTATTTCGGCAATTACGACCGGCTGGTCTATCAGGCGCAGACCGATGATGCGGCGCTGGACGCCAAGGCGGCGGACTGCGCGGCGCGGCTGGGGCTGCGATACGAGCGGCGGCTGACCGGATATGGCGATCTGGCCCCCGCGCTTGCGCGGCTTTAG
- a CDS encoding GNAT family N-acetyltransferase: MTPLPLEIRPLMPADAPDWSRLWTAYLAFYSTVLPAEVHAATWARLLGDGPYDPRGMIALQGGRAVGLVQFLLHRSGWKLEHVTYLQDLYVEPGTRGTGVGRALVEAVYAEADRLGAPSVYWLTNEGNTTARQLYDRVGVLSPFLRYNRPA; this comes from the coding sequence ATGACCCCCTTGCCGCTTGAGATCCGCCCGCTGATGCCCGCGGATGCGCCGGACTGGTCCCGGCTCTGGACCGCCTATCTGGCCTTCTACAGCACCGTGCTGCCGGCCGAGGTTCATGCCGCCACCTGGGCGCGGCTGCTGGGGGACGGGCCCTATGACCCGCGCGGGATGATCGCGCTGCAGGGCGGGCGGGCGGTGGGGCTGGTGCAGTTCCTGCTGCATCGCAGCGGCTGGAAGCTGGAACATGTGACCTATCTGCAGGATCTCTATGTCGAGCCCGGCACCCGCGGAACCGGCGTCGGCCGGGCGCTGGTCGAGGCGGTCTATGCCGAGGCGGACCGGCTGGGGGCGCCGTCGGTCTATTGGCTGACCAATGAGGGCAACACCACCGCGCGGCAGCTTTATGACCGGGTGGGCGTGCTGTCCCCGTTCCTGCGCTACAATCGTCCGGCATGA
- a CDS encoding DNA polymerase III subunit chi: protein MPALFYHLTRSTLEQTAETILQRALKQGWRVTLRGSDAGVLGRLDAALWAGDEAGFLPHGLAGGPHDADQPVLLTTGPGLPNDPQALMAIGGAPVQPGEVAALSRVWILFDGGDPAALAAARSQWRELTGAGAAAQYWSEEGGGWQKKAER from the coding sequence ATGCCGGCCCTCTTCTACCATCTGACCCGCTCCACGCTGGAACAGACGGCTGAGACCATCTTGCAGCGCGCGTTGAAGCAGGGCTGGCGCGTGACGCTGCGCGGCAGCGACGCGGGCGTGCTGGGGCGGCTGGATGCGGCGCTGTGGGCGGGGGACGAGGCCGGGTTCCTGCCGCACGGGCTGGCGGGCGGACCCCATGATGCCGACCAGCCGGTGCTGCTGACCACCGGGCCGGGGCTGCCCAACGATCCGCAGGCGCTGATGGCGATCGGCGGCGCGCCGGTGCAGCCGGGCGAGGTGGCGGCGCTGAGCCGGGTATGGATCCTGTTCGACGGGGGCGACCCGGCGGCCCTGGCGGCGGCGCGGTCGCAATGGCGCGAGCTGACCGGGGCCGGTGCCGCCGCGCAATACTGGAGCGAGGAGGGCGGCGGCTGGCAGAAGAAGGCCGAGCGCTGA
- a CDS encoding leucyl aminopeptidase translates to MTQPLPINFQPLDISQVSGRGGRIALIVSEDGKAQSLAALDRPMRGALRRFLGSEAFGKMKAGEAVDLAWPAGLAAEAVQVIRLDRKASVEEARKAGAAIGKALTGAGALVLAGNHPRASEIALGLALRAYDFTAHKTGEAKTPGEVTFMVTKPEAVAAEARPMAALAEGVFFTRDLVNEPANVLTTYDFAARLAAMQEIGLDVEILEEEELVKLGMGALVAVGMGSESPSKVVVMQWRGGGHEPPLALVGKGVVFDTGGISIKPAAGMEEMTMDMGGAGVVAGVMRTLALRGARANVVGLVGLVENMPDGRAQRPGDVVRSMKGDTIEVINTDAEGRLVLADVLWYAQDRFKPSGVIDLATLTGAIIIGLGHENAGVFSNNDAFAGAFLKAARAEGEGAWRMPMGAAYDAKLKSRIADMMNVGGRPGGAITAAQFLARFIQEGTPWIHLDIAGVALPPAETTLAPKGATGWGVMALNRLIRDGYEPADKG, encoded by the coding sequence ATGACCCAGCCCCTGCCGATCAACTTTCAGCCCCTCGACATCAGCCAGGTGTCCGGGCGGGGCGGGCGCATCGCGCTGATCGTGTCCGAGGACGGCAAGGCACAGTCCCTCGCCGCCCTGGACCGTCCGATGCGGGGCGCGCTACGCCGGTTTCTGGGCTCCGAGGCCTTCGGCAAGATGAAGGCGGGCGAGGCGGTCGACCTGGCCTGGCCGGCGGGCCTTGCCGCCGAGGCGGTGCAGGTGATCCGGCTGGACCGCAAGGCGAGCGTCGAGGAGGCCCGCAAGGCCGGGGCCGCCATCGGCAAGGCGCTGACCGGGGCCGGGGCGCTGGTGCTGGCGGGCAATCACCCGCGCGCCTCCGAGATCGCGCTTGGCCTGGCGCTGCGCGCCTATGACTTCACCGCGCACAAGACCGGCGAGGCAAAGACGCCCGGCGAGGTGACCTTCATGGTCACGAAGCCCGAGGCGGTGGCGGCCGAGGCGCGGCCGATGGCGGCGCTGGCCGAAGGCGTGTTCTTCACCCGAGACCTTGTCAACGAACCCGCGAACGTGCTGACCACCTATGACTTCGCCGCAAGGCTGGCGGCGATGCAGGAGATCGGCCTCGATGTCGAGATCCTCGAGGAAGAGGAACTGGTCAAGCTGGGCATGGGCGCGCTGGTGGCCGTGGGCATGGGCTCGGAAAGTCCGTCCAAGGTGGTGGTGATGCAGTGGCGCGGGGGTGGGCACGAGCCCCCCCTGGCGCTGGTCGGCAAGGGTGTGGTCTTCGACACCGGCGGCATCTCCATCAAGCCCGCTGCCGGCATGGAAGAGATGACGATGGACATGGGCGGCGCCGGCGTGGTGGCGGGCGTGATGCGCACGCTGGCACTGCGCGGGGCCAGGGCGAATGTGGTGGGGCTGGTCGGCCTCGTGGAGAACATGCCCGACGGGCGCGCGCAGCGCCCCGGCGATGTGGTCCGCTCGATGAAGGGCGATACCATCGAGGTCATCAACACCGATGCCGAGGGCCGGCTGGTGCTGGCCGATGTGCTCTGGTACGCGCAGGACCGCTTCAAGCCTTCGGGCGTGATCGACCTGGCCACGCTGACCGGCGCGATCATCATCGGCCTCGGGCATGAGAATGCCGGCGTCTTCTCCAACAACGATGCCTTCGCGGGGGCCTTCCTGAAGGCCGCCCGCGCCGAGGGCGAGGGGGCCTGGCGGATGCCGATGGGCGCGGCCTATGATGCCAAGCTGAAATCGCGCATCGCCGACATGATGAACGTGGGCGGGCGTCCCGGCGGTGCGATCACTGCGGCGCAGTTCCTGGCGCGGTTCATCCAGGAGGGCACTCCCTGGATCCATCTCGACATCGCCGGGGTGGCGCTGCCGCCCGCGGAAACCACGCTGGCCCCGAAGGGCGCCACCGGCTGGGGGGTGATGGCGCTGAACCGGCTGATCCGGGATGGCTATGAGCCGGCCGACAAGGGCTGA
- a CDS encoding autotransporter outer membrane beta-barrel domain-containing protein: protein MTSTAALGGLPAYSQDFGLYAYDTTYTLAFEHPGRGSLTPRFAAAADYMESRLTFGTLVPTRQDFSWTQQNQTRSSQNLQLTMSGASQKYIVVGAHFDTAGNGSTLQGVDDNASGAGVLTELAAHMNGLSLGTGLVFVGFGAEENGLRGSRAYVAQMTDEQRENIAGMINIDSLVTGDFMYAHAGTNIERDPALKSYWEIAHAIAVEQGIDLRSNPGLNEEYPLDTGCCSDAEPFEALDIPVLWLEATNWDIGDLDGYVQTTNPAIEGGSTWHNATRDNWDYLVNAFGEDRIPDRLEAYSRLLTILLVQLTDADLIASAREAGTAAYQMADMMSQRSKGMTDLAMRNAEGRLSRTGTGATASGSTLSSSGFEAPKLRPVLQVSGLARPSGSPEVGIDHSNALGVLVGLTYDASPDLSLGATLAYSRNEDTLAIGGSLDQDGVMLGLDMAFERGPLWAVAVAHVGENSVEGTRDFTLRSGLGAVVAQGSFGLDTDAQTRGAAVKLGYDLTTTPVMRAGLVGGLDYTHYQIDGFTETGTERGAVTYDEQTFESAELSLGGRVQRTVALGAMPVVLGAEASWIHELADGAPTSTTITDEEGTVQTASYSRADKSFGRVGLSADFLVSARTTGWVTVGSRVKHDGGSQWGIGAGLGMRF from the coding sequence ATGACAAGCACGGCAGCCCTCGGCGGATTGCCGGCCTATAGTCAGGACTTCGGGCTCTATGCCTATGACACCACCTATACGCTCGCCTTCGAGCATCCCGGCCGCGGCTCGCTGACCCCGCGATTCGCCGCGGCGGCGGATTACATGGAAAGCCGCCTGACCTTCGGAACGCTCGTTCCGACGCGCCAGGACTTCAGCTGGACCCAGCAGAACCAGACCCGCAGCTCGCAGAACCTGCAGCTGACGATGAGCGGCGCCAGCCAGAAGTACATCGTGGTGGGCGCGCATTTCGACACTGCAGGCAACGGATCGACACTGCAGGGGGTCGATGACAACGCATCTGGCGCGGGTGTGCTGACGGAACTGGCCGCGCATATGAACGGGCTGTCGCTTGGTACCGGGCTGGTCTTTGTCGGCTTCGGCGCCGAAGAGAACGGCCTGCGCGGCAGCAGGGCCTATGTCGCGCAGATGACCGACGAGCAGCGCGAGAACATCGCCGGCATGATAAATATCGACAGCCTCGTGACCGGCGATTTCATGTACGCCCATGCCGGAACCAATATCGAGCGTGACCCGGCGCTGAAATCCTACTGGGAAATTGCGCATGCCATCGCCGTCGAGCAGGGCATCGACCTGCGCTCGAACCCCGGGCTGAACGAAGAATACCCGCTGGATACCGGCTGCTGCTCGGACGCGGAGCCTTTTGAGGCCCTCGACATCCCGGTACTGTGGCTGGAGGCGACCAACTGGGACATCGGCGACCTCGACGGCTATGTCCAGACCACCAATCCGGCGATCGAGGGCGGCTCCACCTGGCACAATGCCACCCGCGACAACTGGGACTACCTGGTCAATGCCTTTGGCGAAGACCGCATCCCGGACCGGCTGGAGGCCTATTCGCGGCTGCTGACCATCCTGCTGGTGCAACTGACCGATGCCGACCTGATCGCCTCGGCGCGGGAAGCGGGCACGGCGGCCTACCAGATGGCCGACATGATGTCGCAGCGCAGCAAGGGCATGACCGATCTTGCGATGCGCAATGCCGAGGGCCGGCTGAGCCGCACCGGCACCGGGGCAACCGCTTCGGGCTCCACCCTGTCCTCCTCCGGCTTCGAGGCGCCGAAACTGCGCCCGGTGCTGCAGGTCTCGGGCCTGGCGCGCCCCTCGGGCAGCCCAGAGGTGGGGATCGACCACAGCAATGCGCTCGGCGTGCTTGTGGGGCTGACCTATGATGCCTCCCCCGATCTGAGCCTGGGTGCCACCCTGGCCTACAGCCGCAACGAGGATACCCTGGCCATCGGCGGCAGCCTCGACCAGGACGGCGTGATGCTGGGGCTCGACATGGCCTTTGAGCGCGGCCCGCTCTGGGCCGTCGCGGTTGCGCATGTCGGAGAAAACTCGGTGGAGGGCACCCGTGATTTCACCCTGAGGTCGGGCCTTGGCGCCGTCGTCGCACAGGGCAGCTTCGGACTTGACACCGATGCACAGACCCGGGGCGCGGCTGTGAAACTGGGCTATGATCTTACCACGACTCCGGTGATGCGCGCCGGGCTGGTCGGCGGCCTCGACTATACCCACTACCAGATCGACGGCTTCACCGAGACCGGAACCGAGCGCGGTGCCGTCACCTATGACGAGCAGACCTTCGAGAGCGCCGAGCTCTCGCTGGGGGGCCGGGTGCAGCGGACCGTCGCCCTGGGCGCCATGCCCGTGGTGCTGGGGGCCGAGGCGAGCTGGATCCACGAGCTGGCCGACGGTGCGCCGACCTCGACCACGATCACCGACGAAGAGGGCACCGTACAGACCGCCAGCTACAGCCGGGCAGACAAGTCGTTC
- a CDS encoding PA0069 family radical SAM protein → MTPPPKSLPPADPALRLRARAAAANPAGRFEPYARAVEADGWDIPEQERLARTEVALERPRSVLTRNSSPDIPFDRSLNPYRGCEHGCIYCFARPSHSYLGLSAGLDFETKLVARPTAPEVLARELSRPGYKVAPLAIGTNTDPYQPIEGKYRIMRQILEVLRDFRHPVAIVTKGALIERDIDILSDMARMGLAQVGISVTTLNADLCRKLEPRAPAPARRLAAIRALSAAGVPVRAMVAPVIPVLTDTEAEAILAAAQEAGAGAASWILLRLPHEVAPLFVDWLRRNVPGQAEHVMSRLRAMRGGRENDPRFGSRMKGEGVEAQLLSLRFRVAAKRLGLDGALPKLDCGAFRVPPRVGDQLEMF, encoded by the coding sequence ATGACCCCGCCCCCCAAAAGCCTGCCTCCCGCCGATCCCGCGCTGCGCCTGCGCGCCCGTGCTGCCGCCGCCAACCCGGCGGGCCGGTTCGAGCCCTATGCCCGCGCGGTGGAGGCCGATGGCTGGGACATCCCCGAGCAGGAGCGGCTGGCACGCACCGAGGTGGCGCTGGAACGCCCGCGCTCGGTGCTGACCCGCAATTCCTCGCCCGACATCCCCTTCGACCGCTCGCTCAACCCCTATCGGGGCTGCGAGCATGGCTGCATCTACTGCTTCGCCCGGCCCTCGCACAGCTATCTGGGCCTGTCGGCGGGCCTCGATTTCGAGACCAAGCTGGTCGCCCGCCCCACCGCGCCCGAGGTGCTGGCGCGGGAACTCTCCAGGCCCGGCTACAAGGTGGCGCCCCTTGCCATCGGCACCAATACCGACCCCTACCAGCCGATCGAGGGCAAATACCGGATCATGCGCCAGATCCTCGAGGTGCTGCGCGACTTCCGCCACCCGGTCGCCATCGTCACCAAGGGCGCGCTGATCGAACGCGACATCGACATCCTGTCGGATATGGCCCGCATGGGGCTTGCACAGGTCGGCATTTCCGTCACCACGCTGAACGCCGATCTGTGCCGCAAGCTGGAGCCGCGGGCACCGGCCCCCGCCCGCCGCCTGGCCGCGATCCGCGCGCTGTCTGCCGCGGGCGTGCCGGTGCGCGCGATGGTCGCCCCGGTGATCCCGGTGCTGACCGATACCGAGGCCGAGGCGATTCTGGCGGCGGCGCAGGAAGCGGGGGCCGGGGCCGCCAGCTGGATCCTGCTGCGCCTGCCCCATGAGGTGGCGCCGCTCTTCGTGGACTGGCTGCGCCGCAACGTGCCGGGCCAGGCCGAGCATGTGATGAGCCGCCTGCGCGCGATGCGCGGCGGGCGCGAGAACGACCCGCGCTTCGGCAGCCGCATGAAGGGCGAGGGGGTGGAGGCGCAGCTGCTGTCGCTGCGCTTCCGCGTTGCCGCGAAACGCCTGGGTCTGGACGGCGCGCTGCCAAAGCTGGACTGCGGGGCCTTCCGGGTGCCGCCGCGGGTGGGGGATCAGCTCGAGATGTTCTGA
- a CDS encoding cell division protein ZapA, protein MPEVRITIGGREFDVACQDGEDHFLRTAAQMLDTEAQSLVGQLGRMPEARMLLMAGLLLADRTAAMEDQVRTTEERAQAAEAALAELQANPPRVEVPVIPQSLVDTLAEIAARAESLAERVEEKAGQGGA, encoded by the coding sequence ATGCCTGAAGTGCGCATCACCATCGGCGGGCGCGAGTTCGATGTGGCCTGCCAGGACGGTGAGGACCATTTCCTGCGCACCGCCGCACAGATGCTGGATACCGAGGCGCAAAGCCTGGTCGGCCAGCTGGGCCGGATGCCCGAGGCGCGGATGCTGCTGATGGCGGGCCTGCTGCTGGCCGACCGCACCGCCGCGATGGAGGATCAGGTCCGCACCACCGAGGAACGAGCCCAGGCGGCCGAGGCGGCGCTGGCCGAGCTGCAGGCCAACCCGCCGCGCGTCGAGGTGCCGGTGATCCCGCAATCGCTGGTCGACACGCTGGCCGAGATCGCCGCCCGCGCCGAGTCGCTCGCCGAACGGGTCGAGGAGAAAGCCGGGCAGGGCGGCGCATGA
- a CDS encoding corrinoid protein — protein sequence MADEEIILSALDDDELVLQMHDDLYDGLREEIEEAVGILLERGWTPYDVLTKALVAGMTIVGADFRDGILFVPEVLLAANAMKGGMAILKPLLISTGAPRVGKMVIGTVKGDIHDIGKNLVAMMMEGAGFEVLDLGINNSVEKYLEALEAEKPDILGMSALLTTTMPYMKVVIDTLVEKGLREDYIVLVGGAPLNEEFGRAIGADAYCRDAAVAVETAKSFVLRKHNQLGQAGA from the coding sequence ATGGCCGACGAAGAGATCATCCTTTCCGCGCTCGACGATGACGAGCTGGTCCTGCAGATGCATGACGACCTTTATGACGGTCTGCGCGAGGAGATCGAGGAGGCGGTCGGCATCCTGCTCGAACGCGGCTGGACCCCCTATGACGTGCTGACCAAGGCGCTGGTCGCCGGGATGACCATCGTCGGTGCCGATTTCCGCGACGGCATCCTGTTCGTCCCCGAGGTGCTGCTGGCCGCAAATGCGATGAAGGGCGGCATGGCGATCCTCAAGCCGCTGCTGATCTCCACCGGCGCGCCGCGCGTTGGCAAGATGGTGATCGGCACCGTGAAGGGCGACATCCACGACATCGGCAAGAACCTGGTGGCGATGATGATGGAGGGCGCCGGCTTCGAGGTGCTGGACCTTGGCATCAACAACTCGGTCGAGAAATACCTGGAGGCGCTCGAGGCTGAAAAGCCCGATATCCTTGGCATGTCGGCGCTGCTGACCACCACCATGCCCTACATGAAGGTGGTGATCGACACGCTGGTCGAGAAAGGCCTGCGCGAGGATTACATCGTGCTGGTCGGCGGCGCGCCGCTGAACGAGGAATTCGGGCGGGCCATCGGCGCCGATGCCTATTGCCGCGATGCCGCCGTGGCGGTGGAAACCGCGAAGAGCTTCGTGCTGCGCAAACACAACCAGCTGGGCCAGGCCGGCGCCTGA